CCAGCGTGCGAGCCATTGTGGCCCCAACGGCGGCCCAGGCTACAACGGGTGTCACAAGAGACCAATGCCGCGACTCCCCACCGGGCCAGTGTCCCAATCTTCCCTGTACTGACCGGCCGGGGAGGCGGTGTTTGCCCTCCGGGGGAAGGAATCGAAGGTGTGATTGCCGGCTTTGATGGTGAAGGGAACGACAGGCAAAGGGATAACCGATCCCTCCTCATTAGGAGCACGGATAGCTTCGCTATTGAGAGGGAGCTGGCGCGCGTCCCCACCTCCGCTTGATTTCCCTCTTGACGATCTGGAAATCCTCTTCCCCCTCTTGTTGAAGTCGGGAGCTGCACCCCTTGCGTGGTGGAGGATCGCTCATTCCGGCTATCACTCCTTCCCCTCTGTGGCACAACTGCACCAGGCCTATCGCCTTTCAACGATTCAGGCCCTTGTCCAGGAGCGTCAGCTTGCGGAGGTTCTTCGCAGACTCGCCCAGAATAACGTGACGCCCCTTATGGGAAAGGGACTTGTGGCTGCCCGCCTTTATCCCGAGCCGGGGCTCCGCCCCTCTGGGGACTTTGACCTGTACGTCCCCGATGAGCAGTATGAAATCGCGCGCGCGACACTTAGGATTCCTGGTACGGTCCTCGCTCCCGTTGATCTGCATCGGGGATTTGCCGAACTCGATGATCGGCCTCCGGAGCTGTTGTATCGCCGAGCGCAGACTATCACCATAGATGGGCAGGAAGTGCGTGTCTTCAGCCCGGAAGATCACCTTCGCCTGCTATGTCTGCATATGCTCCGACACGGA
The genomic region above belongs to Blastocatellia bacterium and contains:
- a CDS encoding nucleotidyltransferase family protein, producing the protein MVKGTTGKGITDPSSLGARIASLLRGSWRASPPPLDFPLDDLEILFPLLLKSGAAPLAWWRIAHSGYHSFPSVAQLHQAYRLSTIQALVQERQLAEVLRRLAQNNVTPLMGKGLVAARLYPEPGLRPSGDFDLYVPDEQYEIARATLRIPGTVLAPVDLHRGFAELDDRPPELLYRRAQTITIDGQEVRVFSPEDHLRLLCLHMLRHGAVRPLWLCDIAATLESLSKTFDWDYFSSGSTRRTQWAWCALVLAQKVFDLARDYLPLSDQMKTLPRWIIPAVLREWGTPYHPRIPTEYAIRSPRMILKEIRHKWPNPIEATVTVNARFDNFPRFPIQLADCAVRAVHLIRRVLRATATHTL